A single genomic interval of Musa acuminata AAA Group cultivar baxijiao chromosome BXJ3-4, Cavendish_Baxijiao_AAA, whole genome shotgun sequence harbors:
- the LOC103981573 gene encoding mitogen-activated protein kinase kinase 5: MRPGQDPSTRPGPPSRTRRRPDLTLPLPLRDASLAVPLPLPPPSAPAAPPQVPALTDLERVRRVGSGAGGTVWMVRHRLTGRVYALKVIHGHHDDGVRRQMRREIEILRATDSPSVVRCHGFYDRGGEIQVLLEYMDGGSLEGRRIASEAQLADVARQVLAGLAYLHRRRIVHRDIKPSNLLINGAGEVKIADFGVGRILAQTMDPCNSAVGTIAYMSPERINTDLNEGAYDGRAGDIWSFGVSVLEFYLGRFPFGERLGRQGDWASLMVAICYAAPPEAPPTASPEFRSFVASCLQKEPARRLTASQLLRHPFVAQSPVAAPPDLSSLRLG; encoded by the coding sequence ATGAGACCCGGCCAGGACCCTTCGACTCGGCCCGGCCCACCGAGCCGCACCCGGCGCCGCCCCGACCTCACCCTTCCCCTCCCCCTCCGCGACGCCTCCCTCGccgtccccctccccctccccccgccCTCCGCCCCCGCCGCACCCCCGCAGGTCCCCGCTCTCACCGACCTCGAGCGCGTCCGCCGCGTCGGCAGCGGCGCGGGCGGCACGGTGTGGATGGTCCGCCACCGCCTCACCGGCCGCGTCTACGCGCTCAAGGTGATCCATGGCCACCACGACGACGGCGTCCGGCGCCAGATGCGCCGCGAGATCGAGATCCTCCGCGCCACCGACAGCCCCTCCGTGGTGCGGTGCCACGGGTTCTACGACCGGGGCGGGGAGATCCAGGTGCTCCTTGAGTACATGGACGGCGGGTCCCTGGAAGGCCGccgcatcgcctcggaggcccagCTCGCCGACGTGGCGCGGCAGGTCCTGGCGGGGCTCGCGTACCTCCACCGCCGCCGGATCGTGCACCGCGACATCAAGCCGTCCAACCTCCTGATCAACGGCGCGGGGGAGGTCAAGATCGCCGACTTCGGAGTCGGCCGGATCCTGGCGCAGACGATGGACCCCTGCAACTCCGCGGTTGGGACGATCGCCTACATGAGCCCCGAGCGGATCAACACCGACCTCAACGAGGGCGCCTACGACGGCCGCGCCGGCGACATCTGGAGCTTCGGGGTCAGCGTCCTTGAGTTCTACCTGGGCCGCTTCCCCTTCGGCGAGCGGCTCGGGAGGCAGGGCGACTGGGCGAGTCTCATGGTGGCCATCTGCTACGCGGCGCCGCCGGAGGCGCCGCCCACCGCATCCCCGGAGTTCCGTAGCTTCGTCGCTTCCTGCCTGCAGAAGGAGCCCGCGCGGAGGCTCACGGCGTCGCAGCTCCTGCGCCACCCCTTCGTGGCCCAGTCGCCGGTGGCCGCTCCGCCGGATCTCTCATCGCTGAGACTCGGATAG